One Candidatus Equadaptatus faecalis genomic window, TACGGGGAAGCAGCGGAAAAATACGTGTTGTCCGTGCTTGAAAATTTCCCGTGCGAACTGTATTCCGTCACGCCTGAGCGCATTGCGCTGACACAGGCGGGAATGAGAGTCGCCAACAGAATCTGGACTGAACTGGTATAAAAGACGAGCTATAGGCTATATGCTATACGCTACAGGCTGGCTGCAAGTAATACTGCCGACTGACACTTTTGCTGTGCGGTACTTGAAAAAGTTCGCAGGCAGCCGGTAGTTTGAGGCGTTTGTCTGCAAGAAAACTCTTTTACGGACGGACTTTTCCATAAATATACGTCTTATTAAAAAGCCCTTACATTTATTTCCAAACAGAGTATAAATTCCGTATAATTCTTGACTTTCAGGCTGTTTCTGCGTATAATATCCGTATCATAACTATACAGAGGCAGGTTTGTATATGGCTGTAACACAGGAAGAGCTCAAAAGTATTGTCGGTCAGCATTGCGGAAAACGCGTTTTCTACCATGCGGCGAACGGCAGACGAAGGTCGAAGGACGACGTTGCCGTTATTGAGGCTGTCTATTCAAATCTTTTCACACTTCATCTTGAGAAGACGGACACGGTTGTTTCTTTCCGCTACATTGACCTGCTGACGCACGACGTTGAGCTTGTCCTCTGCGAAACAGGGGAAAAAATATATTAAAATCACAGCGTGATGCCCCGTACAGGGGCATTGCTTTGTTGAGAGAAGTTTGGAGCAATGTACTGTCCCGTAAAAATAAATCTCACGCTTCACGTGCTCGGCAGAAGATCCGACGGTTATCACGAGCTTCGCACCGTTTTTTGGAAGAAGGCGGGGGCGGAGTTGCTTGACGTACGCCGTGCGGAAAGCGGAAAAGGGAGCATAACGGTGGAAGGCGCGGAGATACAGGGCAAAAATCTGCTTGATTCCGTGCTTGAATTTGCTTCGCGGAAAATTTCAGTCCCGCCGCTTGAAATTAAGCTTTCAAAGCGTTATCCGCAGGGCTCTGGAATAGGCGCCGGAAGCGGAAACGCCGCGGCTTTGCTTGTGTGGCTTAAGGAAAACTGCGGACTGACCTATACGTCGGACGAGATTGCAAAGCTCGGTGCGGACGTCCTGACGCTCGCTCAGGACAACACGCTGAATTACGCTGAAGGGGCAGGGGAGAAGCTTTTTCCGCTTGCTGAAGAAATTAAGCTTCCGTGGCTGCTTGTTTTCCCGAAATGGAGCTCGTCAACGCCTGCCGCTTACCGTAAGCTCGACGAATACAGAGGGAATTTCTGTCCTGAGGACGCGGATTTTGCGGCTGAGGCGCGCGGAATTGTAAAAAAACTTTTGCAGAACGGCCGCGCAGGGCTTCTTCCGAACGATTTTCTTGCCCCTGCGCTCTGTGAGCATCCGGAGTACAATACCGCTTTTGGCATTGCGGACGGGGAAGGGGCTCTTGCCTGGGGAATGTGCGGAAGCGGAAGCGCGATGTTCTTCACGGCGCAGGACGAAACGCTGGACAGACTGGAAAAAATATTTGGCGCGCAGGATTTTGTTCTTGCGGCGGAAAGGCTGGTATAGATATGAAAGGACAGAGAACGGAGAGAATCGCGAGAATGGTGTCAAATTTTTTTATGACGCCGTCAAAGCCTGTTTCCGTTACGGAGCTTGCGGAAAAATTCAGCGTCTCAAAAACCGTTGTGAGCGACGATATGGAGGTCGTGGCGTCGGCATTCGCCGCAGACGGTTTCGGCGCCGTTCAGGTTGAAAGGGGGCGCAGCGGGGGAGCGCGTTTCCTGCCCGAGTGTACGCCCGAATACCGCAGGGCGGTGCTTGAAGAAACCGCCGAAAAGCTTTCGGACCCCGACAGATATCTTCCCGGCGGGCTGATTTATTACAACGACCTGATTTTTGACCCTGTTACGGCGCTTCCTCTCGGTTTGT contains:
- a CDS encoding Veg family protein, with the translated sequence MAVTQEELKSIVGQHCGKRVFYHAANGRRRSKDDVAVIEAVYSNLFTLHLEKTDTVVSFRYIDLLTHDVELVLCETGEKIY